The proteins below are encoded in one region of Epinephelus lanceolatus isolate andai-2023 chromosome 7, ASM4190304v1, whole genome shotgun sequence:
- the LOC117251920 gene encoding uncharacterized protein LOC117251920, translating to MTSLLWNLAVLLLFLGASPLLHSHLTTHAASTSPPDTHRQIKYAAMGSDDDYDDDDDDDFFHTRMPSTEVVNSVKKTVLLQAPQLCQFNPCSENQEPCEQISERTRCLCPGVSRADEPPHAPRIQGLLPVSEGRDRGKIEVQWCAPSSVVTAYRVVIDGHEPLQFMDVSRRGLLESLEAGTKVCVAAVNNAGQSPPSEFSCKRYDPPESSDHKLLAGIIGGGVALLLLLIIGAVIIWMHQMRKKAKRDSADGLGNPSYSTEGTL from the coding sequence ATGACGTCACTGTTGTGGAACCTTGCTGTGCTTCTCCTTTTCCTGGGAGCCTCGCCTCTCCTCCACTCCCACCTCACTACTCATGCCGCCTCTACTTCCCCTCCTGACACTCACCGGCAGATCAAATACGCTGCTATGGGCTCAGACGATgactatgatgatgatgatgatgatgacttcttTCACACACGCATGCCCTCTACTGAGGTGGTGAACTCCGTGAAGAAAACTGTCCTTCTTCAGGCACCCCAGCTCTGCCAATTCAACCCCTGCTCAGAGAATCAAGAGCCCTGCGAGCAGATTTCAGAAAGGACTAGGTGCCTCTGTCCCGGGGTCAGCAGGGCCGATGAACCTCCTCATGCACCACGTATTCAAGGGCTGCTGCCAGTCAGTGAAGGGCGTGACAGAGGGAAGATAGAGGTCCAGTGGTGTGCTCCATCTTCTGTGGTGACCGCGTACAGAGTGGTGATAGACGGACATGAACCCCTGCAGTTTATGGACGTTTCACGACGAGGTTTGCTCGAATCTTTGGAAGCTGGGACCAAGGTGTGTGTGGCGGCGGTGAACAATGCAGGACAGAGCCCCCCATCAGAATTCTCCTGTAAACGCTATGACCCTCCTGAATCTTCTGACCATAAACTGCTGGCTGGGATTATCGGAGGAGGAGTCGCCCTCCTTCTGCTCCTCATCATCGGAGCTGTGATCATCTGGATGCATCAAATGCGTAAAAAGGCAAAAAGAGACTCTGCTGATGGACTTGGGAACCCTTCTTACAGCACAGAGGGGACTCTGTGA
- the tstd1 gene encoding thiosulfate:glutathione sulfurtransferase: MASPVTKEISYEDLKALLGKSQNLLLIDVRTKEEVDKGQIPGSIHMPVDTVETALALTPEEFKAKYGVTKPPLDAPELVFHCQMGRRGRMATNKASELGYVNARNYAGGYQEWSAKEGK, translated from the exons ATGGCGAGTCCGG TCACCAAGGAGATCTCCTATGAGGATCTGAAAGCTCTTCTGGGAAAGAGTCAGAATCTCCTCCTCATTGATGTTCGCACTAAAGAGGAGGTTGATAAAGGACAAATTCCAGGATCCATTCACATGCCAG TTGATACAGTAGAGACTGCTCTTGCACTGACGCCAGAAGAATTCAAGGCCAAGTATGGAGTAACCAAGCCACCGTTGGACGCGCCAGAGCTGGTGTTTCACTGCCAGATGGGCAGGCGAGGGAGAATGGCCACAAACAAGGCCTCTGAACTTGGATACGTGAA tGCACGTAACTATGCAGGGGGATACCAGGAGTGGTCTGCGAAAGAGGGAAAATGA
- the top6bl gene encoding DUF4554 domain-containing protein: MVAVFRHNGTVACFREMLKILVRTPDSWSAQAFSTLPILRDLKESMFPSSWPCPLPGPEELGAFTDLYGSLKILLSFQMKDERLFSPEWCARIETFLHAFSLANAKIKIQLKFKFSQQIFQRDFRVKMTSKVSWANQPALILDVTSSARPPDCVKKGCWCQGGHPVLGGRLPLSIPPEVMDQGLFGELSIQLVTLLSPCVLQYPNLATQLTHIQISFVLVCGPSNVPFTGPSTFFQDLPSHLDCQELGLHGLHCLYSKDLVHSGGTVYTVEQENSEDPEQETVQQGLLLFLSLQHSDPFTCQLSDMMATEVLIERHLEDILSNNRQAVTSAVQTELQNTLKAQNHRKKDQEKLRSAAEVILSSSISIVSCSSNMDFRNACLNRMKVRDTHNLSASLRESLRRVTSWKFTPRGRCYSAQVEEHPESDDEPTRTEI; the protein is encoded by the exons ATGGTAGCTGTTTTCAGGCACAATGGAACAGTGGCCTGTTTCAGGGAGATGTTAAAGATCCTTGTTAGGACCCCTGACAGCTGGTCAGCGCAGGCCTTCAGTACTTTGCCCA tcctcagagactTGAAGGAGAGCATGTTCCCCTCTTCATGGCCGTGTCCTTTGCCTGGCCCTGAAGAGCTGGGTGCCTTCACCGACCTGTATGGTTCCCTCAAAATACTCCTGTCTTTTCAG ATGAAAGATGAAAGACTTTTCAGTCCAGAGTGGTGCGCTCGTATAGAAACGTTCCTACATGCGTTCAGTTTGGCTAACGCTAAG ATCAAAATCCAACTTAAATTCAAATTCAGTCAGCAGATCTTTCAGCGAGACTTTAG AGTGAAGATGACGAGTAAAGTTTCATGGGCAAACCAACCAGCACTGATCTTGGATGTCACCTCTAGTGCAAG GCCTCCAGATTGTGTGAAGAAAGGATGCTGGTGTCAGGGAGGACACCCTGTCCTCGGAGGCAGATTGCCACTCAGCATCCCACCTGAAGTCATGGACCAGGGCCTGTTCGGGGAGCTCAGCATCCAGCTTGTTACACTCCTGAGCCCCTGTGTGCTGCAGTACCCTAATCTGGCAACACAACTTACTCACATTCAGATATCCTTT GTGTTGGTATGCGGCCCCAGTAATGTCCCTTTCACAGGGCCCTCCACCTTCTTCCAGGACCTCCCTTCTCATTTGGACTGTCAGGAACTTGGCCTGCACGGTCTTCACTGCTTGTACTCCAAAG ATCTTGTGCACAGCGGAGGCACTGTGTACACAGTAGAGCAAGAAAACAGTGAGGACCCAGAGCAAGAAACAGTGCAGCAGGGTCTCCTGCTTTTCCTGTCCCTGCAGCACAGTGACCCCTTCACCTGCCAGCTCTCTGATATGATGG CCACAGAGGTGCTGATAGAGCGCCACCTGGAGGATATTCTGAGCAACAACAGGCAGGCAGTCACATCAGCTGTGCAGACCGAGCTGCAGAACACACTGAAAGCccaaaatcacagaaaaaag GACCAGGAGAAGCTGCGTTCAGCTGCTGAGGTGATTCTCAGTTCGTCCATCAGTATTGTGAGCTGCAGCAGTAACATGGACTTCAGAAACGCCTGTCTGAACAGGATGAAG GTGCGTGACACTCACAACCTGTCAGCCTCCCTCCGTGAATCACTGAGGAGGGTGACATCATGGAAATTCACTCCCAGGGGCAGGTGCTACTCAGCCCAG GTGGAAGAACATCCTGAGAGTGATGATGAGCCCACAAGAACAGAAATCTGA
- the pola2 gene encoding DNA polymerase alpha subunit B isoform X1, with amino-acid sequence MTQVNGESLKAELEVFDIPCQDDAILDKMVEQCICNRIQADEMVLEWVAYSTTKNGLKLSMDTLEQFEHEVLNKKNKSKQSFRKEETHNRTRDIHTLQDLMKVEEEEENLLDAYSTPAKGSQKRALTTPEHPHSKRTAALLASPGLLLSPASFSPSATPSQKYSQRGGKGEVVVTFGAVQGTRWAGRKGAGVQLELLEGPEDSLQCSYKYMFQRLRDVRNVLTEKIEELGDSLKSHFNIEEFSPVSLPAQDSITVLGQVCCDSNGKLNAQSVLLEAGPEQGGQQVPVDLSELKDYSLFPGQVVVMEGMNTTGRKMMASKLYEGVPLPFYTSEVKMETDEEPINVLVACGPYTPSDSLNFDPLLDLISVIVRDRPDVCLLLGPFVDSKHEQIEKAQVTETFEAIFSRCIESIVDGTRSVGCRLVFVPSQRDIHHHFIYPQPPFMLPNLSKDQAQRVTLVPDPCTLLIDGVTFGVTSTDILFHMGAEEISYGTGSDRFSRILKHMLTQRSYYPLYPPVEEVNMDYEKFQSFGQMPLTPDVLVVPSELRYFVKDVVGCVCVNPGRLTKGQVGGTYGRMLIQRSTASEDGQRVSPCLAAQVVKI; translated from the exons ATGACTCAAGTAAACGGAGAAAGCCTAAAAGCAGAGCTGGAAGTGTTCGACATACCCTGCCAAGATGACGCCATCCTCGATAAGA TGGTGGAGCAGTGTATTTGTAACAGGATCCAGGCGGATGAGATGGTGCTGGAGTGGGTGGCCTACAGCACCACAAAAAATGGACTAAAACTCTCTATGGATACCCTGGAACAATTTGAACACGAG GTGTTAAATAAGAAGAATAAATCCAAACAAAGCTTCAGGAAAGAAGAGACTCATAACAGAACCAGAGATATCCACACATTACAGGACCT AATGAAagtagaggaagaggaggagaatctACTGGACGCTTACTCTACTCCTGCTAAG GGCTCTCAGAAGCGAGCACTGACCACTCCTGAACACCCTCATTCAAAAAGAACTGCAGCTCTGCTGGCCAGCCCGGGCCTGCTGCTGTCACCTGCCAGCTTCTCTCCCAG TGCAACGCCATCCCAGAAGTACAGCCAGCGAGGAGGAAAAGGGGAGGTGGTGGTTACATTCGGAGCCGTGCAGGGCACCCGCTGGGCAGGCAGGAAGGGCGCAGGCGTCCAGCTGGAGCTGCTGGAAGGGCCTGAAGACTCTCTCCAGTGCAGCTACAAGTACATGTTTCAGAGGCTGCGCGATGTTCGAAATG TGTTAACAGAGAAGATAGAGGAGCTTGGCGACAGCCTGAAGTCTCACTTCAACATCGAAGAGTTCTCCCCCGTCTCTCTGCCTGCTCAG GACAGTATAACAGTGCTGGGTCAGGTTTGCTGCGACAGTAATGGCAAACTGAATGCACAGTCGGTTCTGCTGGAGGCAGGACCGGAGCAGGGCGGTCAGCAAGTACCTGTTGACCTATCAGAGCTTAAAGACTACTCCCTGTTTCCTGGTCAG GTGGTGGTGATGGAGGGGATGAACACAACCGGAAGAAAAATGATGGCGTCGAAACTCTATGAG GGAGTTCCTCTTCCTTTCTACACTTCGGAGGTGAAAATGGAAACGGATGAAG AGCCAATAAATGTACTGGTGGCATGTGGGCCGTACACTCCCTCTGACagcctgaactttgaccctctgcTGGACCTAATCAGTGTCATTGTCAGAGATCGTCCTGATGTCTGCCTGCTG CTGGGCCCGTTTGTGGATTCCAAACATGAACAAATTGAG AAGGCCCAGGTGACCGAGACGTTTGAGGCCATTTTCTCAAGATGCATCGAGAGCATTGTGGATGGCACCAGAAG TGTTGGCTGCCGCCTGGTGTTTGTGCCCTCTCAGAGAGACATCCACCATCATTTCATCTACCCACAGCCTCCCTTCATGCTGCCAAACCTCAGCAAGGACCAGGCCCAG CGTGTCACCCTCGTCCCTGACCCCTGCACCCTGCTGATTGACGGTGTGACCTTTGGTGTGACGTCCACTGACATCTTGTTCCACATGGGCGCAGAGGAGATCAGCTA CGGCACTGGATCAGACAGATTTTCCCGCATACTGAAACACATGCTGACCCAGAGGAG TTACTACCCTCTATATCCGCCTGTGGAGGAGGTGAACATGGATTATGAGAAGTTCCAGAGCTTCGGTCAGATGCCGCTGACCCCCGACGTCCTCGTTGTTCCCTCTGAGCTGCGCTACTTTGTTAAG GACGTGGTTGGCTGTGTATGCGTCAATCCTGGACGGCTGACCAAAGGCCAGGTGGGTGGGACCTACGGCAGGATGCTCATTCAGCGCAGCACTGCATCAGAGGACGGACAGAGAGTGAGCCCCTGTTTGGCTGCTCAGGTGGTGAAAATCTGA
- the pola2 gene encoding DNA polymerase alpha subunit B isoform X2: MTQVNGESLKAELEVFDIPCQDDAILDKMVEQCICNRIQADEMVLEWVAYSTTKNGLKLSMDTLEQFEHEVLNKKNKSKQSFRKEETHNRTRDIHTLQDLMKVEEEEENLLDAYSTPAKGSQKRALTTPEHPHSKRTAALLASPGLLLSPASFSPSATPSQKYSQRGGKGEVVVTFGAVQGTRWAGRKGAGVQLELLEGPEDSLQCSYKYMFQRLRDVRNVLTEKIEELGDSLKSHFNIEEFSPVSLPAQDSITVLGQVCCDSNGKLNAQSVLLEAGPEQGGQQVPVDLSELKDYSLFPGQVVVMEGMNTTGRKMMASKLYEGVPLPFYTSEVKMETDEEPINVLVACGPYTPSDSLNFDPLLDLISVIVRDRPDVCLLLGPFVDSKHEQIEAQVTETFEAIFSRCIESIVDGTRSVGCRLVFVPSQRDIHHHFIYPQPPFMLPNLSKDQAQRVTLVPDPCTLLIDGVTFGVTSTDILFHMGAEEISYGTGSDRFSRILKHMLTQRSYYPLYPPVEEVNMDYEKFQSFGQMPLTPDVLVVPSELRYFVKDVVGCVCVNPGRLTKGQVGGTYGRMLIQRSTASEDGQRVSPCLAAQVVKI; the protein is encoded by the exons ATGACTCAAGTAAACGGAGAAAGCCTAAAAGCAGAGCTGGAAGTGTTCGACATACCCTGCCAAGATGACGCCATCCTCGATAAGA TGGTGGAGCAGTGTATTTGTAACAGGATCCAGGCGGATGAGATGGTGCTGGAGTGGGTGGCCTACAGCACCACAAAAAATGGACTAAAACTCTCTATGGATACCCTGGAACAATTTGAACACGAG GTGTTAAATAAGAAGAATAAATCCAAACAAAGCTTCAGGAAAGAAGAGACTCATAACAGAACCAGAGATATCCACACATTACAGGACCT AATGAAagtagaggaagaggaggagaatctACTGGACGCTTACTCTACTCCTGCTAAG GGCTCTCAGAAGCGAGCACTGACCACTCCTGAACACCCTCATTCAAAAAGAACTGCAGCTCTGCTGGCCAGCCCGGGCCTGCTGCTGTCACCTGCCAGCTTCTCTCCCAG TGCAACGCCATCCCAGAAGTACAGCCAGCGAGGAGGAAAAGGGGAGGTGGTGGTTACATTCGGAGCCGTGCAGGGCACCCGCTGGGCAGGCAGGAAGGGCGCAGGCGTCCAGCTGGAGCTGCTGGAAGGGCCTGAAGACTCTCTCCAGTGCAGCTACAAGTACATGTTTCAGAGGCTGCGCGATGTTCGAAATG TGTTAACAGAGAAGATAGAGGAGCTTGGCGACAGCCTGAAGTCTCACTTCAACATCGAAGAGTTCTCCCCCGTCTCTCTGCCTGCTCAG GACAGTATAACAGTGCTGGGTCAGGTTTGCTGCGACAGTAATGGCAAACTGAATGCACAGTCGGTTCTGCTGGAGGCAGGACCGGAGCAGGGCGGTCAGCAAGTACCTGTTGACCTATCAGAGCTTAAAGACTACTCCCTGTTTCCTGGTCAG GTGGTGGTGATGGAGGGGATGAACACAACCGGAAGAAAAATGATGGCGTCGAAACTCTATGAG GGAGTTCCTCTTCCTTTCTACACTTCGGAGGTGAAAATGGAAACGGATGAAG AGCCAATAAATGTACTGGTGGCATGTGGGCCGTACACTCCCTCTGACagcctgaactttgaccctctgcTGGACCTAATCAGTGTCATTGTCAGAGATCGTCCTGATGTCTGCCTGCTG CTGGGCCCGTTTGTGGATTCCAAACATGAACAAATTGAG GCCCAGGTGACCGAGACGTTTGAGGCCATTTTCTCAAGATGCATCGAGAGCATTGTGGATGGCACCAGAAG TGTTGGCTGCCGCCTGGTGTTTGTGCCCTCTCAGAGAGACATCCACCATCATTTCATCTACCCACAGCCTCCCTTCATGCTGCCAAACCTCAGCAAGGACCAGGCCCAG CGTGTCACCCTCGTCCCTGACCCCTGCACCCTGCTGATTGACGGTGTGACCTTTGGTGTGACGTCCACTGACATCTTGTTCCACATGGGCGCAGAGGAGATCAGCTA CGGCACTGGATCAGACAGATTTTCCCGCATACTGAAACACATGCTGACCCAGAGGAG TTACTACCCTCTATATCCGCCTGTGGAGGAGGTGAACATGGATTATGAGAAGTTCCAGAGCTTCGGTCAGATGCCGCTGACCCCCGACGTCCTCGTTGTTCCCTCTGAGCTGCGCTACTTTGTTAAG GACGTGGTTGGCTGTGTATGCGTCAATCCTGGACGGCTGACCAAAGGCCAGGTGGGTGGGACCTACGGCAGGATGCTCATTCAGCGCAGCACTGCATCAGAGGACGGACAGAGAGTGAGCCCCTGTTTGGCTGCTCAGGTGGTGAAAATCTGA
- the LOC117255048 gene encoding uncharacterized protein LOC117255048 has translation MHLQQRWQELKERELTAKQHNRQLLQQFEEAQDTLREMITLTAAMKTIRMEYERYMEESSPRWKQQLKEKTQAAQKKRMEDYLQSCLQSTEQRVTESSADRPLPSQGASTMPQKMSAPLQHYSQNSHSDYSTPHLPYMQPHWQIHPQSQTPRFPIRAPYQPQSTFHVPSFLLPPHPFQPYPLTSTPTHHHPRPRQDPPGWASQQPDHPWSWTVGAAAAGGGAAGIPSGSEALWGQLYTEEPPPEMRVAQVVGEEAGASRAPSSKRERSGSSRISHLSQELDIKPVRLSGGHAESSESSRESSQASREKRKKGEKRGGSQCSSSDLERCNSQESSGTSCAIMVAAVTVAQSSESDSSSVKSRTSSSRRTRRSGGLAVGSPSAEKVTKERTKSKGDDSSSPSTSEELGSPVEESKSKKVGDQSPDDKSESCGEKSGSQREEDSGSVSIKIEHGEEMEKQESSSSEQGSVGEKDQEEEGHEEDLEDGKDDDGEEKENSQTDEKQEERGVEDDDEASEGKNTTEEEDEEHEKDLGDGCDDGDAEEKENSHTDEEQEERGGVEDDDEASEGKSTSEVDEEARAEDEDEESSSSEKDDGEEEQSDRLKNEDSENGKKGSASSQDEEVDEDESEGDEDKMEEGESDEGEEGAGEEKEEQRDGAEPEDEEDSDDSIILPQNKEKDLKANEESKAVCDNVLAFQVKPDKSKSDHQSDSDEFDDFYG, from the exons ATGCATCTGCAGCAGCGCTGGCAGGAGCTAAAGGAGCGAGAGCTGACAGCCAAACAACACAacagacagctgctgcagcagtttGAGGAGGCACAGGACACTCTGAGAGAGATGATAACCCTCACTGCGGCCATGAAAACTATTCGG ATGGAATATGAGAGGTACATGGAGGAGAGCTCCCCCCGCTGGAAGCAGCAACTCAAGGAGAAAACACAGGCTGCTCAGAAGAAG AGGATGGAGGATTATCTGCAGTCATGTCTACAGAGCACAGAGCAACGAGTGACCGAGTCCTCTGCAGATCGACCTTTACCTTCACAAG GTGCTTCCACAATGCCACAAAAAATGTCTGCGCCTCTGCAGCACTACAGCCAAAACAGCCACTCAGACTACAGCACTCCTCACCTCCCCTACATGCAGCCTCACTGGCAGATTCACCCTCAATCCCAGACACCTAGGTTTCCCATCAGAGCGCCCTATCAACCTCAGAGCACCTTTCATGTCCCATCTTTTCTCCTACCACCTCACCCATTCCAGCCCTACCCTCTCACCTCCACACCCACTCATCATCACCCCAGACCCAGGCAGGATCCACCAGGCTGGGCTTCCCAACAGCCCGACCACCCTTGGTCCTGGACTGTTggtgcagctgctgctggtggtggtgcagCTGGGATTCCTTCAGGCTCCGAGGCTCTGTGGGGTCAGCTCTACACGGAGGAGCCCCCTCCTGAGATGAGGGTGGCGCAGGTGGTGGGAGAGGAGGCAGGCGCAAGCAGGGCACCGAGctcaaagagggagagaagtggCAGCAGCAGGATCAGTCATCTGTCCCAGGAGCTGGACATCAAACCAG TTCGTCTGTCAGGTGGCCATGCAGAGAGCAGTGAGAGCAGCAGGGAGTCCAGTCAGGcgagcagagagaagaggaagaaaggggagaagagaggaggatcACAGTGCTCCTCCTCAGACTTAGAAAGGTGCAACTCTCAGGA GTCATCTGGGACTTCCTGTGCCATCATGGTTGCCGCGGTCACAGTGGCCCAAAGCTCAGAAAGTGACAGCTCATCAGTGAAAAGTAGAACCAGCTCTAGCAGGAGGACGAGGAGAAGTGGGGGGCTTGCTGTGGGATCACCGAGTGCTGAGAAGGTGACGAAGGAAAGGACCAAGAGCAAGGGAGATGACTCAAGTAGTCCATCAACTAGTGAGGAGCTGGGGAGTCCAGTGGAGGAATCCAAGAGTAAAAAAGTGGGGGATCAAAGTCCTGATGACAAATCAGAGAGCTGTGGAGAGAAGTCTGGATCCCAGAGGGAGGAGGACTCAGGAAGTGTTAGTATAAAGATTGAACATGGAGAAGAAATGGAAAAGCAGGagagcagcagctctgagcAAGGCAGTGTGGGGGAAAAGGACCAGGAAGAAGAGGGGCATGAGGAAGATCTGGAAGATGGAAAAGATGATGACGGTGAAGAAAAAGAGAACAGTCAGACAGATGAAAagcaagaggagagaggagtggaggatgatgatgaggcTTCTGAGGGAAAGAATACAACAGAGGAAGAAGACGAGGAGCATGAGAAGGATCTGGGGGATGGATGTGATGATGGTGACGCTGAAGAAAAAGAGAACAGTCACACGGATGAAGagcaagaggagagaggaggagtggaggaTGATGACGAAGCTTCTGAAGGAAAGAGTACATCAGAGGTAGACGAGGAGGCCAGAgcagaggatgaggatgaggagtcGTCGTCGTCGGAGAAAGATGATGGTGAAGAAGAACAGTCAGACAGGTTGAAGAATGAAGACAGTGAGAACGGAAAGAAGGGTTCAGCATCTTCTCAGGATGAAGAGGTGGATGAGGATGAGAGTGAAGGAGATGAGGACAAGATGGAGGAAGGAGAATCAGatgaaggagaggaaggagcgggggaggagaaagaggagcagagagatgGAGCAGAACCAGAGGACGAAGAAGATTCAGACGACAGTATCATCTTACCACAGAACAA aGAAAAGGACCTGAAAGCCAACGAGGAATCCAAAG CCGTCTGTGACAACGTTTTGGCTTTTCAAGTGAAGCCGGACAAATCGAAGTCTGACCACCAAAGTGACTCTGATGAGTTTGACGACTTCTATGgctaa